A single genomic interval of Camelina sativa cultivar DH55 chromosome 11, Cs, whole genome shotgun sequence harbors:
- the LOC104729021 gene encoding uncharacterized protein LOC104729021 — MLLVSRGIGDAGSCKRCGGNEDALHVLGSCLFAKRVWQLAPFASLPSLDNLNSVKDLLVSVGQSFTLPPVGLSIAPLYPWFLWFLWKSRNLLVFENKVWSENDVIQKAILEARNWQQALLIQPKKQTKRKPVEAIPIHPEACVCFSDAAWNATTKVCGLGWTIKNFTSGLTQQGSTSRPFVSSALVAEALALKAVITAALAVRLVCNSDCQDLICLINSGGQATELDGILDDIRFLSLKFMSIFYCYVPRSENSEADALAKASLLSCNGSSLVGV; from the coding sequence ATGTTGTTGGTAAGTAGAGGAATAGGTGATGCTGGAAGCTGTAAGAGATGTGGTGGGAACGAAGATGCTTTGCATGTTCTAGGCTCCTGCCTGTTTGCGAAGAGGGTTTGGCAACTAGCTCCTTTTGCGTCTCTGCCTAGCTTGGATAATCTGAATTCTGTTAAGGATTTGTTGGTGTCAGTAGGGCAATCGTTCACCCTCCCACCAGTGGGATTGAGTATTGCCCCACTGTATCCCTGGTTCTTGTGGTTCCTTTGGAAATCGCGCAACCTActggtttttgaaaacaaagtCTGGTCGGAAAATGATGTAATCCAAAAAGCGATACTGGAAGCTAGGAACTGGCAACAGGCTTTACTGATCCAACCGAAGAAGCAAACAAAGCGGAAGCCGGTCGAAGCTATCCCTATCCACCCGGAGGCTTGCGTCTGCTTCTCTGATGCAGCGTGGAATGCTACGACTAAGGTTTGTGGCTTGGGCTGGACCATCAAAAATTTCACCTCTGGATTGACCCAACAAGGAAGTACTTCTCGACCATTTGTGTCCTCTGCCCTCGTAGCAGAGGCTTTAGCTTTAAAAGCAGTTATCACGGCGGCTTTAGCTGTAAGGCTGGTCTGCAACTCGGATTGTCAGGACCTAATCTGTCTTATCAATTCCGGTGGCCAAGCTACTGAACTCGACGGGATTTTGGATGATATTCGATTTCTCTCCCTTAAGTTTATGTCTATTTTCTATTGTTATGTACCTCGTTCAGAGAACTCAGAGGCCGATGCCTTGGCAAAAGCTAGTCTACTGTCGTGTAATGGTTCCTCCCTGGTTGGAGTTTGa